The Endozoicomonas montiporae CL-33 genome contains a region encoding:
- a CDS encoding YhcB family protein, with translation MNVLWFVGSLAFLGGMLAGALLYHLLGGSNSERGKLQNQLDDLQNDFKDYQNKVSDHFGTTAHLINKLTDSYRDVHEHMASGAENLCEDEAVKNRLSDALLSSNALLSGNITKRRTERPKAVEQPKDYAPKNAPDEKGTLSEEFGVKSEEKPAAPVVEVEAVGPVAEEKQAS, from the coding sequence ATGAATGTACTTTGGTTTGTAGGCAGTCTGGCATTTCTGGGGGGGATGCTGGCAGGGGCGTTGCTTTATCATCTGCTGGGCGGGTCAAACTCCGAGCGGGGTAAACTGCAAAATCAGCTGGATGATCTACAGAATGACTTTAAAGATTACCAGAACAAAGTATCTGACCATTTTGGTACCACTGCACATCTCATTAATAAACTGACCGACAGCTACCGTGATGTGCACGAACATATGGCAAGCGGTGCAGAGAATCTGTGTGAAGATGAAGCCGTAAAAAACCGTCTGAGCGATGCCTTGCTCAGCAGTAATGCCCTGCTGTCGGGTAACATCACCAAACGCAGAACCGAACGCCCAAAGGCGGTGGAGCAGCCAAAGGACTACGCTCCTAAAAATGCACCTGACGAAAAGGGAACCTTGTCTGAAGAGTTTGGTGTGAAATCTGAAGAAAAACCAGCTGCACCTGTGGTTGAAGTCGAAGCTGTTGGCCCGGTGGCTGAAGAGAAACAGGCTAGTTGA
- the zapE gene encoding cell division protein ZapE, which translates to MTPQERYQRDLKRDDFMSDPAQQQAVQHLQTLYEQLITVPPPSLIQRLNPFASKARTPVQGLYFWGGVGRGKTYLMDTFFDCLPFPEKMRLHFHHFMRRVHSELTALEGEKNPLENVAAKLAGETRIICFDEFFVSDITDAMILGGLFEQLFQRGVTLVATSNVEPDNLYKDGLQRARFLPAIALLKTHTQVINVDGGVDYRLRLLEQAETYHFPLNEQTGERLTNAFAALAADFNHATGNKPVTIAGRDIPCKHSCEDLGWFTFEALCDGPRSQNDYIELACLFQTIILEGVPQMDASKDDQARRFINLIDEFYDRHVKLIVSAEVTLIELYADGRLGFEFQRTISRLQEMQSREYLAQPHRSAVV; encoded by the coding sequence ATGACACCGCAAGAACGATATCAGCGCGACCTGAAACGTGACGACTTTATGTCTGACCCGGCCCAGCAACAGGCCGTTCAGCATTTGCAAACCCTGTATGAACAGCTGATTACGGTGCCACCGCCCTCACTGATACAACGCCTCAACCCGTTTGCCTCAAAAGCCAGAACCCCGGTTCAGGGGCTCTATTTCTGGGGCGGTGTCGGACGCGGCAAGACTTACCTGATGGATACCTTTTTTGACTGCCTGCCCTTTCCAGAGAAAATGCGCTTGCACTTCCATCATTTTATGCGACGGGTGCATTCTGAATTAACGGCACTGGAAGGCGAAAAAAATCCACTGGAAAACGTGGCTGCAAAGCTTGCCGGTGAAACCCGGATTATCTGCTTTGATGAATTCTTTGTGTCCGATATCACCGATGCGATGATTCTTGGCGGGTTGTTTGAGCAGCTGTTTCAGCGTGGCGTCACACTGGTTGCAACGTCTAATGTTGAACCCGACAATCTGTATAAAGACGGTCTGCAACGCGCACGTTTTCTACCCGCCATTGCGCTGCTGAAAACACACACACAAGTGATTAATGTGGACGGCGGGGTGGATTATCGCCTGCGTTTACTGGAACAGGCTGAAACCTACCATTTCCCACTCAATGAACAGACCGGCGAGCGACTCACCAATGCTTTTGCGGCACTGGCAGCCGACTTCAACCATGCCACTGGCAACAAACCTGTGACCATTGCAGGCCGCGACATCCCCTGCAAACACAGTTGTGAAGACCTTGGCTGGTTCACCTTTGAAGCTTTATGCGACGGCCCCCGCAGCCAGAATGACTATATTGAGCTGGCCTGTCTGTTCCAGACCATTATTCTGGAAGGCGTTCCACAAATGGACGCCAGTAAAGACGATCAGGCTCGTCGCTTTATCAATCTTATTGATGAGTTTTACGATCGTCACGTCAAGCTGATAGTCTCGGCAGAAGTCACTTTAATTGAGCTCTATGCCGATGGCAGGCTGGGCTTTGAGTTTCAACGAACCATCAGCCGCCTGCAGGAAATGCAGTCACGGGAATATCTGGCACAGCCACATCGATCAGCTGTCGTTTAA